DNA sequence from the Anaerosporomusa subterranea genome:
TTGGTCCGGGAACAGCAAAAGTCAGTTTTGAGTTGACAGCCAAAGACATGCCTGGGGAAGTTCTCCGTCGGGAAAACATGTTCTACAGCCCGACCGGAGCTGCTGAGGCATCTATTGCTGAACTGCACGAGGCACTGACTCTCTTAGCTGGAAACCAGTTTCATCCAGTTGATATCATTGATGTGAATGTCAATGTTGAGATGACCCAAGAACGCCGCACTGCCTCTATTTTAGAGGCGAAAGCGAATGTTGTGAGTGTAAAACCTGGTGATACTGTCCAAGTCACAGTCAAGTTGAAGCCCTATCGCAGTCAACCCGTAATCCGTACTGTGGCCTTCATTGTACCCAAAGACCAGCCCGCCGGGCCGCTCATCCTATCTGTTCGCGGCGGTGGCATGGTTCCCTTATTGCAGTTATTGCTGAAGAAGGATGTTGAAGACCTGATCCGGCCGGAAAAGAACCGACATAAGTCTTTTGAAGATCTGATCAAAGACTTCTCCAGCCGGGACCGCAACAATGATATTGTCGTTGAAGTCATGGAACTTGACGAAGAAGAACTCCTCAGTGGGCGTGATGCACCAGGTAAAACCAATCCCGCTCTAGATACAGAACCAAAGCCAACTCCTAAACGCGAACTCAAGAAAACACCTACTGCGACTATCACCACACCTCTGAAAAAGAAAGATGAGAAAAAAGCTAAAGCCCATCTGACTACTGATTATATTATCGAAGGCGATACACGAATCGTACTGAACGTGAGCGATGGTAAATAAGCGAATAGCTTGAACGCGCCCCGCATGGGGCGCGTTTTTTTTGACGTCAAAAAGATAACTGTGGCAGTACGTAAGCACAAAGCCCGCGAAGCACGCAAACGTCACGATGCGGATGTAGGATTTTATCCCTTCGCGCACTTTGCGGCGCTAGCGATCATTGCGCTAATCAGTAATTCCTCGGATACTCTTGAAACAAACGCCCTGATGGAAAATTCCGGTCTAAGCAGGGAATTATACGCTAATCTTGAATATATATAGGATTAACAGGATGAGGAGGGCCACTATGACCGCACTGTTGGAAGGGATTGGTCGGGCTGTCTTGCGCATAGCGGAAGCTGCGGGCGAAGTCACGCTATTGTTTGGCCAAACAATCCTTCTCCTGAAAAAGATGAAGTCCCGGCATGTCCTGCAACAGATGGCGCATCTTGGCGTCAATTCCCTGCCCATTGTCTTGCTGACAATGTTGTTTACTGGCATGGTCATGACAGTACAGATCGCCCATGAATTTATCAAATACGGCGTCCAATCCTCAGTCGGCGGCGTTATGGCTGTTGGCATGGGCCGTGAGCTGGCGCCTGTTTTAACCGGAGTTGTCGTGGCCGGACGAGTCGGGGCAGCGATCACCGCTGAAATCGGTTCGATGAAAGTCACTGAGCAAATTGATGCCCTGAGGGTGATGGCCACCAATCCGATTGCCTATCTGGTTGCGCCACGTTTGGTTGCCTGTGTGTTTATGCTGCCGGTTCTCGTTATTTTCGGCGACGTCATCGGCACTCTGGGGGGCTATTTGATGGCTACACTTTACGCAGGCATCGGCTCCTTTTCTTATATCAATTCCATCAAAGTGTTTGCTGTTGTTAATGACGTTACCGGCGGTCTGGTTAAATCAATGTTTTTCGGCGCAATTATCGCTATTATTGGCTGCTATAAAGGGTTGACCACTGAGCAAGGAGCTGAAGGCGTCGGCAGGGCGACAACAAGCTCTGTTGTGACTTCAATTATCTTGATTTTTATCAGCAATTATTTTTTATCCTTACTTTTATATTAAAAGAGGAGACCGCATGATAAAGCTAGTCAATGTAAACATGTCATATCGCGGCAAACGCGTCTTAGAAGACATAAACCTTGAGGTCGCCAAAGGGGAGATACTAGTCGTTATTGGGCCAAGCGGCTCCGGTAAGAGCACTCTTTTGCGACTGATTATTGGCCTATTGAAGCCTACTTCAGGCGAAATCTGGGTTAACGGCCAGGAAATATCGCCGATGAATGAAAATGAGTTAAATCAAATGCGACGCCATATGGGAATGGTCTTTCAGTACTCGGCCTTGTTTGATTCAATGAGTGTGGGCGAAAATGTGGCGTTTGGCCTGCGCCAGCATACCGACATGCCGGAAGAAGACATTCAAAAAGTAGTTCGCAGTAGACTGCGCATGGTTGGCCTGTCCGGACACGAAACTGACATGCCTAATGAATTGTCCGGCGGCATGAAAAAACGCGTCAGCTTGGCCCGGGCCATCGCCATCAATCCCGAAATTGTTCTCTATGATGAACCGACGGCCGGACTTGATCCGATCATCTCAACCACGATTGACAGACTCATCGCCAGTACTCGCCGCCGACTCGGCGTGACTTCGATTGTCGTCACCCATCATATGTCAAGCGCGTTCAATCTTGCTGACCGCATGATCATGATAAACGACGGCCGAATTATCGAACAAGGCGGCATTGATGACATTAGACGATCAGAGAATCGCCTGGTGCAGAAATTTATTCAGGGCTGGACACCTGATTACAAAACCGAAAGGAGATTCCGACCATGAGCCTCAGCACGGAAGCAAAAGTGGGCGCTATAACATTAATTGCATTTATTCTTTTAGCTGGGATGATTGTCATGATCGGTGGCATGAACTATGGCGAGCACGGTTATCCGGTGCGGGTAACCTTCACTCAAGTTGCAGGCCTAAAAGCCGGCAACGTGGTTCGTTATGCTGGCGTGGAAGTCGGCAAAGTGGAGGCAATGACAATCGCACCAGATGGGATCGAAGTACTGGCCAAAATCACCTCAGGCGCAAAGATCCCGAAAGGTTCTACCTTCCGCATTGGCTCAGACGGCTTGCTGGGTGAGAAATTCATCGAGATTACACCGCCGGTCAAACCGGAAGGCGACCTAGCGCCAAATTCTTTGGTGCGCGGCGAGGACCCTGCCGGGTTGGATCAGTTGGTCGCCACAGCCGACAAAGTGCTGAAAAAAGCCGATGAAATGATACAATCGATGAATGAAGTGATCGGTGACGAGAAAGTAAAAGCCGCTTTGCGTGAATCTGCTCTTAACATCAGCAGCCTGACCGCGAATCTGGACGCGCTCAGCGCCAGTCTGGTCCGGATGGCGGCAAGCGGCGAACAGGATATCGTAAAGACTGTCCACAACTTGCGACTGATGTCAGAAAATCTGAAGAATACTTCTGGCCGTATTGACAAACTAGTGGCTGATGTCGACAATGATGGCCGTACTGCCACTGAACTGAGAGAAACCCTGACCAATGTCAAAAACGCCTCCGCCCGGGTCGAGAGAATGGCTGCCGCCCTCGAAGGAGTCGCCACCGACCCTGAAACAACCCGCAGTATCCGCGAAACGCTAAAGAATGCCCGTGACGCCAGCGAAAAAGCCAACAAAATGTTGACGAAAATCGATCAGATAAAAACAGAAGGTTCAGTAGAAATCCTTTACAGTGAAAACGATGGTGATGGTAGATACCAGACCAATGCCAATTTAAAGCTGCGGACATCACCGCGAAACTTTGCGCTGATTGGCGTGCGCGATATCGGCGAAACGGATAAACTCAATTTACAACTAGGACAGGATAAGGATTCATGGACAACCCGTTTTGGTGTCATTGACAACCGTGCCGGTGTCGGTCTTGATAAACGATTGGGGGAAAAACTGGCTCTTTCGGTCGATTTCTATGATCCTAACGATGGTAAGGTTCGCCTCGGCGGACAATACTTGCTAGGTCAAAACTTCTACCTAGTCGGCCAGACCGACAACATTAACCGTCATTCCGAGCGTATCAGCTTCTTTGGAATTAAACGATCGTTTTAAACATCCAATTGACACTCAAATTGTTTTCCAGTATAATGAAACTTGTCTGACTGAGTAGTCAATTTGTTATTTCCGATGAATTTAACGATGTGCGAATGCACTATCAGGAGGCTAAAAACCATGGCGCAAAATACCCTTTGGAGCAGACGGCTGGCGTCCGCTCTAGTCGGCGGCTGTCTATTGCTAAACACAGCCTTTGCCGCAACTGCACCCTATGAACTGACGCTCGACGAAAGCATCCGTTTGGCACTGGCCAATAACCCGGCCATCAAAGTTGCCGAAGCGGACAAAGAAAAAGCTGCCTGGACGGTCAAAGAAGCCCAAGCAGGCAAAGCCCCGACGCTAAGTTTAGGACACACCTCGTCACGTTCTCACTCGGATCTGAAAGACTCAACTGGCAACAATTTTGAGAATGGGATCTCCTTGTCGCTGCCGCTCTACACTGGCGGTAAAGTCGAAAGCGCGATTGAGCAAGCCAAACTAGGCAATGACTCTGCCGCCCTTGGCCTCGAGAATACGAAACAACAGATTCGCCTCGACGCTACCAGCGCCTATTACAATGTGCTGCAGGCATCTAACATGGTGAAACTTAACCAGGAATCCGTCGACCGCCTCAACGCTCACGTAAAGAACGTTCAGGCCCAATATCAAGTCGGCACAGTTGCCAAAACTGATGTCTTGCGTTCTGAAGTAGAGGTCGCCGACGCAGAGCAAAACTTGATTAAAGCGGAAAATAGCTATGAACTGTCAATCGCCAATCTCAACAATGTGGTAGGAATGCCGCTTGAAACGCAAATTAATGTTAAAGACCAACTCAAATATGAACAAGTGTCACTGACACTCGAGCAAGCCATAAAACAGGCGATGGTCAATCGCCCTAACTTAGCGCAAGCCGAGCTTAGTGTCGCTGTTGCTGAGGAAGGCGTTAATGGTGCTAAGTCAGGCTACCGGCCGACAATTGGTCTCAGCGCCTCAGAAGGCTGGTCTGATACCAAATTTCCGGGTACAGACAATAACACCTGGTCGGTGGGTGTTAAAGCCAGCTGGAATATTTTTGACTCAGGTCTGACCAACAGCCAAGTGAGACAATCTCAGGCCAGCTTGGAAAAAGCCCGCCAACAGCAGCAACAAGCCAAAGACGCTGCCCAGCTAGAGGTCCGGCAGGCATTCCTCAATCTGAAGGAAGCTGAAAAGCGTATTGCCACTAGTCAAGTTGCTGTTAACAAAGCAGAAGAAGACTACAAAATCGCTCAAGTTCGCTACACCAGCGGTGTTGGCACTAACCTTGACGTCATTGACTCCCAAGTCGCTCTGACCCAAGCCAAGACAAACTATATCCAGTCTCTGTACGATTACAATACTAGCCGAGCCAAACTGGAAAAAGCCATCGGCGCTAAAGTACAATAAGTAATATATTGACCCAAGGAGGGGAAGACTGGTAGTAATGCCAATCTTCCCCTTTCTGTTTTGCATGAAAAACAGAAAGACGAAAATACCGGTTAACCACAGAGTACGCAGAGGTCGCAGAGGGTTACGGAGGGCTCGATTGCATGTCCTTATATTATACCGTGACCCTCTGCTGGTGGCCTCAGCGTACTCTGCGTACTCTGCGGTTACGTGCCCCAACCGCGTACTGCGGTTCGTTCTTTAGATCCCCTTCTGCGATTAAGTCATATTCTTCGTCAATATCCTTAATTTTCCAGCAGGAACAAACTGCCAGTTGTCGAAAGTAATATATATCTGTGCTAAAAGTAGTTTGTTAGAGCGTGTTTCAAAACACGCAACCATAAAAGTAGGGAGGCTGTTAGAAAATGTTCAGAGGCTAGGCGCTAGAGCCGGCGGGCCCGGAGGCGTACAGTTCGGGTACGTTGAGGAGACCGGTAGCTCTGGCAACAACGCATATGGGCATTTTCTAACAGCCTCTACTAAACAGGCAGGAGGTCTACAAGATGCGAAAGGCCTTCATTGTTGTTCTGCTGGTCATCTTGGCAACTTCCATCGCACTGGTTGCCACCTGGCAGACAAAAAGCGAATCCGTGATGGCCGGTGCCCGCGGCATGCTTGAGCAAGAAGTGACAAAAGCTCTCGGCGGTTCGGTATCAGTCGATGCAATTGAAATACAGGGCATTAGCAGTGTTGCTATTACCGGCATCAGTCTGCTCGATAAGCAAGGAGCGGTGATGGCCACCGCCGACAGCCTGAATGTTACCTTCAACCCGATATTGCTGTTGACTGGTTTAAATCCAGTTGATGCAATACATGGCGTAACCATAGAATCACCGCGCCTATATCTGCGCCAGCGCGCCGATATGGGCTGGAATCTAGCAGACTTGGCCAAAGATCCGGAGTCCGGCGGACAGCAGTTCGGCGGGCTAGTACGCGTTAATCGCGGCTGGCTGTCTGTCGAGACCCAGAAACAGGGCAATTATCAGGCTGATAACCTAAATGGGACGCTGGACTTTGCTGTAAAGCCATCGATTCAGCTAGACCTAAAAGGCAATCATAATGGCGCTTGGTTCGTAGTTGAAGGCTCAGTTAACGGTAAAAGCCGTGACGCGTTGACAGTCAGTATTGACAGCTTGGCATTGCCAGATTATCAGGCTATATTGCCAACTAATTCAGTGAAAATTACGGCTGGACAAGCTAAAAATGTCTCAATAACCTTGATCCGGGAAAAGGAAGACATTAGCTATTCCGGTGAAGCCTTTATCCAAGACCTAGCTGGTCAAGCTGACGATATTCCGGTGGAAAAGGCTTCTGGACTTGTTAGTTTTGATCACAACACAGTACATGTGTATAATGCCGATATGCATCTCTGGGGACAGCCACTTCGGTTAAGCGGTGATATTACCTATCGTGCCGATCAACCTGTATTTGACCTGAATTTGGCGGCTGAAGCGTTTGATGCTGGCGCTTTGCCAGTGGCGAACGGCCTAAGCGGATTGGCCGCCTTTGATGTCCATGTTAAGGGAACACAGTCTGATTTCAAAGCTCAAGGTGGACTCTCGATAGCGGCGGGCAGATACCAAAACTACCAGTTTGCCAATGCCGAAACACAGTTTGTTTACAGCGGCGGCCTGCTGCAGCTGATTGGCGCTAAAGCCAGCCTATATGATGGCCAGATAGCTGCCGATGGCGTAATTGATCTTGCCACAATGACCTCCGACTTACGTCTCTCCGGCCGACAGTTGGATGGCGCTTTACTGGCGTCAGCAGCCGGTCTGGCTGATACTGGTGCGAGAGTCGACTTTGATATGCTGCTGCGTGGGAGATTTGCCCTAGGTGCTGCTGATGCTACCGGAACCGTGACGTTGGGTGAAGGAAAAATGGCAGGCGTTCCATTCAAAGGCGGCTATGGCGGTTTTCACCTTCAACAGGGAATTTTGACTGCAGATTATCTTAATGCTGTGGTCGATTCTGGCATGGTCAGCGCGAAAGGCAGCTATGACATAAAGCAAGACTTGATCGCCGTTGACGTTGATAGCCACAATTTACCGCTACAGGCGCTCACACAAACTTTGCCCGCCGCCTTGCACGCCTCAGGCTCACTGCAGCTTACCGCCAAGCTTACCGGCAAGCTTGCTGATCCTCAGCTAGTACTGGCGCTAACTGCGGAGCATGGCGCTATATTGTCACAACCATTTGAACGTCTGACCGGAGCGGCCGAGGTCAGCCGCGAAAAAGTCATTCTGCGCAATTTCCAGGCCGTTAATGGTCTGACCACGCATACGATAGAAGGAAGTATCCAACTTACTGGCAAAAAAGACCTAAGTTTGGCAATCGCTACCCGTCATGCTAGGATGGAAAACTTGTTAAAACCTCTGTCGCTTAGCGAAGTGGTTACAGGCAATGTCGAGCACGATCTCTCAATTACTGGCACACTCGATAACCCGTCGGCTGATGGCATACTAGCTTTGACTGAGGGCAGTTGGCGGGGCTATCTGCTCAATAGTGTTAAGGGCGCCTACCGCTTCCGCGACGGAGTAGTTGAGATTCAAGATGCTGTTATCAACTCGTTGGATAACCAAGTTATTATCAATGGCACAGTCACAACAACAGGCAAACTAGCGCTTTCGCTAAATGGTAGTGACGTCGACTTGGCCCGGTTGCCTGTTCCTTACCCATACCCTGTCAACGGTAAAGCCGAGTTAGCGATAAGCCTAACCGGTACACTTTCCAATCCGCAATTGACTGGCCAGGCGATCATTCCCAGACTCACGGCTAATGGTCAAATATTTGAGCGAGTCGATGCCTCGCTTAACCTGAATGGCTCTTTGCTTGATTTCCCCAGCGCTACCTTTGCCCAGGGCCAGTCTTCCTTTAGCTTGACCGGCGGTATCAATCTGGCGTCAGAAGAAATCTATGGCTCGTTACGGGTAGAAAAAGCCCAAGCCTCCGCAATCGCTGCTCTAGCTAAATTAGACGATAAGGTGCTGCAAGGGGAATTCAGTGGTTATTTCACTTGGAATGGTACCCTGGCTAACCCGAACGCCACATTTGGCGGCACGGTTGCAAAAGGCGTAGTTAAAGGCTATACCGTCGGCGACATTGAGCTTGAAGCGTCGTTGACCAATCACGTAATTGAACTCGAAAAATTAATGGTCAAACAGAGCGATGGCCTGATGGCAGCCAAAGGCAAGATTGATCTGCGCGGAGACATCAATATTGAGGCTGGCGCACGTGACATCGATGCCGCCTTCTTTGCCAAATTATTTGATGCCAGCATCGAAACCAAAGGTAAACTAAGCTTTACCGCTCAGATTTCCGGCAAAACAGCCAATCCCCACACCGCAGTTTCCTTGGAAATCGCTAATGGCAGTATCGATAACGCCGGCTTTGATAATTTGTACGGCCTATTTATTCTCGATCAAGGAAAAATCCAGGTTAATCAATTGCTGCTGTCTAAAGGGGAATATAAAGCCAGCGCTTATGGCGTCATTCCACTGGCAGCGCTGAATAAAGAAAGCCGCAAAAAGGCTTCTGCTGCTGATGAGATGGACCTGACCTTCCGTCTAGATCATGCCAATTTAAGCATACTACCCATCTTAAGTAATGCCATATCGACTGCTTCTGGTGACACCAAGGGCGAAGTCAAAGTAACAGGCAGTCTATTCCAACCGAATTTAAATGGGCAAATCACGGTGAAAGATGGCACCATCAAGTTTATTGGCATTGAAGAACCTATCCAGAAAGTAACGGTTGATATTCAGCTTAAAGATGATACAATACAGTTACGTACCTTTGAGGGCGCCGTAGGGGCTGGCAAGTACCAGCTTACCGGATCGGCTGTTGTTCGTGACATGGCTTTGCATGACTATGACATGTCACTGATGCTTGATAAAGTATCACTAACACATAAGTACTTCAAAGGCCCAGTCAACGGGATGTTGACCTTAAGCGAAAAAGCAAACATGCCACATTTTGCCGGCAAACTGCTTCTTGCCAACACCACTGTCAATGTGCCGGTCGTGCCGCTGACGTCATCAGCAAATACGACGTTTGACATGGGGATGGATGTAGAGTTGGTGGTTGGTGAGAAAGTGCGTCTATACAACCCTGTGCTTTACGATGTTTGGGTCGAGGGCAAGGTTCATTTTAATGGTAGTCTGCAACAACCGGATGTATCAGGGAAGATTGAGTCCCTGCGCGGCACTCTTAATTATTTGCGGACCCAGTTCAAGATCAATGAGGCGACTGTCGCGTTTACCCAGTTTCGTTCCTTTGAGCCGGTCATCAACCTCAGGGCTTCGACCCGGCTTGAACAGACAGATGTGGACTTGGCGGTAAACGGCCCAGTCACAGCCATGGATCTCAAGTTGACCTCAGATCCGCAAATGAGCCAGCAAGAGATACTTTCTTTGCTGACCTTGCGCGAGAAATTTAGTGAACGACAAGCCTCTGGCAAACGCGATACCAGCCTTGGCCGCGATGAATTGGTCAGCATGCTGGACGCCGGACTGCAACTGCAGTTCTTTGCCGAGGTAGAAGACATGTTCCGTACCAGTTTGGGCGTTGACGAGTTCCGTGTCTTTCGAGGGTCGTCGTCTAACCCGCTATTCACGAGTGACCAGACTATAACTGATCAAGATCAATACAAGATTGAAATCGGCAAATATTTTACCGACCGCCTGTTACTTCGTTATACGACCGGCGTCAACTCCAGTGAGAGAAGTTATGGTGCACGCTATGACATAACTAAAAGCATGAGCTTGACCGCAGATGTTGATGAATTTAAAGAGCTTCAAGTAGGCATTGGTATGAGATTTCGATTCTAATCCAATCAGGCCGTTGATAAACGCCCATCTGCGTTGCACCCGCAAAGGGTATGCCGCCAACTCCATTGGACAGGACGTCCAGGTACCGCGAAGGCCATGGATGGCCGAGAGCGGTGAAAGGCTCTAAAGCGCCAAGAGTTGCGCAATCAGCCCTGCGGGAGCGCGCTTGCCGTACCCGACACGTACTGATGCTATAATACTTTCTTTCCTCAACTAGCATCAAGCTCATAGGTAACAAAGTCTGCGCGCGCTTGGCTTTCTCAACAAGTTGGCTGTTCCAAAAGAACAGTATACTACAATAATTAAGATTAGGTCTCCTGGGAGGTGGAATACATGTCGCTGAATAAATACTTAGCTGAACTGAAACAAGTACGCATGCTTGAACCTGAAGAAGAACGAGAATTGTGGCGTTTATATAAGAAAAACGGCGATCATGACAGCCGCCGTACATTGATTGAGCATTATCAGCCGTTAGTGTTTAAAACAGCTGCGCGCTGGCGTGGCAATGAGTCGGCGATCATGGATATTATCCAGGAGGGCACTATCGGTCTAATTGAAGCGGTGGAGAACTTTGACCCTGACCGAAATGTGGCCTTTAGTCTGTACGCTGTGCACCGTATCCGGGGCCGGATACTTAACTATGCCGAACGGGAAGGCGAATTGCGCTGTTTATCCATTGATAGCCCGCTTAATGACGAAGAATCTGTCACTCTTGAAAATCGTTTTTTGGACGGAGACCAAACAGTAGCTGCCCAGGCAGAAAATAATTTTTTGGTCAGTCAGGTGAAGACAGCCATGGAGCGTCTGCCTGCCAATGAACGGTTAGTCCTGAACGGAGTCTATCTCGCGGAGCAAGAACCTAAAGAATTGGCTGAAACGATGAACCTAAGCCTGTCTCATATCTATCGTCTGCAAAAACAGGGTGTGAGGCGAGTTAGAGGTATGCTCTCAAAGCTGATGCAACACTGGTAGAGTCTGTTACAAAACGCCCATCTGCGACGCGCACGGATGCGCTAGTGTCGAACGCGCCAAGGATGGCATAGCGTTCGACCGTTGCACCCGCGAGGGGTATGCCGCCAACTCCATTGGACAGGACGTCCAGGTACCGCGAAGGCCATGGATGGCCGAGAGCGGTGAAAGGCGCTAAAGCGCCAAGAGTTGCGCAATCACGACTACGTTTGCTTGCTTGCGTACCCCGTGTACGCGGTGATGCTAACAAACTAGGTGGCAACAATTGCTGTTACGTCGCATAGATAACAACGTTGCGCAAGCCTCGCTGTTCCTAGCGAAACCGACATGCTATTGCTAACAATTCGCAGCTAGTCGCATATGTAACGACATCTGGACATTTTCTAACAGACTCCTTTTTTATGGTTGCGTGTTTTTGAAACACGCTCTGGTAATGGCGCGATATCGCGAAAAAAAGCTAAAAGTGATAAATAATCGATGATAAGGCGAGATAATCGCTATTACCAGCCCGGTTTGCCCGATTTTGACCAGTCAAATAACCCCCACCTCTCCTGATTATATGAATGTGGTTGATAGGGGTGAGAGAATTGGCAGAGCAGAATGAAAAAAAAACCAAACACTTGCGCTCAGCCCGACAATGGCTGACGCGGGCTGAGGAATCGTTTGATAAAGATCGCGATGTTCGCGGCGAGTTGAATCTGTTTTTGGCTCAGGCTGAACTACAGCATGCGCAAGAAACCAGCCAAAACCGGGGATGGCTGAGAAAATATCCCGCTCTTCGCCATGGATTGGCTGCAATCGTTGCTGTGACGCTTGCCAGCACTGCCTATGGCGTGTATAATCAGTCAAATGATAACGACAGTATCCAACCCGCGCCTTCAACCATGGTTTCGCAGCCTGTCATCCGCCCTGGTCCTATCGAGAATAATGTGATTTCCTTGCAACCGCCGGTCGCCTCGCCAGCGTCGGCAGTCGTCTCACGACAGGAGGCAGAACCCGCGGTTCAGACTGCTCCCCTGCGACAACAAGCAGAGGCAAAACGACCTGAACCAGTAGCCGTTCCCAATAGTGAACAGCGTTCGCCAGTATCGTCTGAAGAGATGAGAAGTCTAATTCGGGCAGCCGGCAAATCCCTACGGGGAGAATAACACATGATTCGAGGAGGTTATGCATGATTACTCGTAGACATTATTCACGCTTCATGATCGTGGCCGTCGTCTGCCTTAGCCTGCTGGCGTCCGTAGCGCCCATGGCTTTTGCTGCCGATTTTACCGGCCAAACGGTCACATCGGTGAGCGTGAGCGGCAACACCAACGTCCCGGCTGACCA
Encoded proteins:
- a CDS encoding translocation/assembly module TamB domain-containing protein, which translates into the protein MRKAFIVVLLVILATSIALVATWQTKSESVMAGARGMLEQEVTKALGGSVSVDAIEIQGISSVAITGISLLDKQGAVMATADSLNVTFNPILLLTGLNPVDAIHGVTIESPRLYLRQRADMGWNLADLAKDPESGGQQFGGLVRVNRGWLSVETQKQGNYQADNLNGTLDFAVKPSIQLDLKGNHNGAWFVVEGSVNGKSRDALTVSIDSLALPDYQAILPTNSVKITAGQAKNVSITLIREKEDISYSGEAFIQDLAGQADDIPVEKASGLVSFDHNTVHVYNADMHLWGQPLRLSGDITYRADQPVFDLNLAAEAFDAGALPVANGLSGLAAFDVHVKGTQSDFKAQGGLSIAAGRYQNYQFANAETQFVYSGGLLQLIGAKASLYDGQIAADGVIDLATMTSDLRLSGRQLDGALLASAAGLADTGARVDFDMLLRGRFALGAADATGTVTLGEGKMAGVPFKGGYGGFHLQQGILTADYLNAVVDSGMVSAKGSYDIKQDLIAVDVDSHNLPLQALTQTLPAALHASGSLQLTAKLTGKLADPQLVLALTAEHGAILSQPFERLTGAAEVSREKVILRNFQAVNGLTTHTIEGSIQLTGKKDLSLAIATRHARMENLLKPLSLSEVVTGNVEHDLSITGTLDNPSADGILALTEGSWRGYLLNSVKGAYRFRDGVVEIQDAVINSLDNQVIINGTVTTTGKLALSLNGSDVDLARLPVPYPYPVNGKAELAISLTGTLSNPQLTGQAIIPRLTANGQIFERVDASLNLNGSLLDFPSATFAQGQSSFSLTGGINLASEEIYGSLRVEKAQASAIAALAKLDDKVLQGEFSGYFTWNGTLANPNATFGGTVAKGVVKGYTVGDIELEASLTNHVIELEKLMVKQSDGLMAAKGKIDLRGDINIEAGARDIDAAFFAKLFDASIETKGKLSFTAQISGKTANPHTAVSLEIANGSIDNAGFDNLYGLFILDQGKIQVNQLLLSKGEYKASAYGVIPLAALNKESRKKASAADEMDLTFRLDHANLSILPILSNAISTASGDTKGEVKVTGSLFQPNLNGQITVKDGTIKFIGIEEPIQKVTVDIQLKDDTIQLRTFEGAVGAGKYQLTGSAVVRDMALHDYDMSLMLDKVSLTHKYFKGPVNGMLTLSEKANMPHFAGKLLLANTTVNVPVVPLTSSANTTFDMGMDVELVVGEKVRLYNPVLYDVWVEGKVHFNGSLQQPDVSGKIESLRGTLNYLRTQFKINEATVAFTQFRSFEPVINLRASTRLEQTDVDLAVNGPVTAMDLKLTSDPQMSQQEILSLLTLREKFSERQASGKRDTSLGRDELVSMLDAGLQLQFFAEVEDMFRTSLGVDEFRVFRGSSSNPLFTSDQTITDQDQYKIEIGKYFTDRLLLRYTTGVNSSERSYGARYDITKSMSLTADVDEFKELQVGIGMRFRF
- a CDS encoding MlaE family ABC transporter permease; translation: MTALLEGIGRAVLRIAEAAGEVTLLFGQTILLLKKMKSRHVLQQMAHLGVNSLPIVLLTMLFTGMVMTVQIAHEFIKYGVQSSVGGVMAVGMGRELAPVLTGVVVAGRVGAAITAEIGSMKVTEQIDALRVMATNPIAYLVAPRLVACVFMLPVLVIFGDVIGTLGGYLMATLYAGIGSFSYINSIKVFAVVNDVTGGLVKSMFFGAIIAIIGCYKGLTTEQGAEGVGRATTSSVVTSIILIFISNYFLSLLLY
- a CDS encoding ABC transporter ATP-binding protein, coding for MIKLVNVNMSYRGKRVLEDINLEVAKGEILVVIGPSGSGKSTLLRLIIGLLKPTSGEIWVNGQEISPMNENELNQMRRHMGMVFQYSALFDSMSVGENVAFGLRQHTDMPEEDIQKVVRSRLRMVGLSGHETDMPNELSGGMKKRVSLARAIAINPEIVLYDEPTAGLDPIISTTIDRLIASTRRRLGVTSIVVTHHMSSAFNLADRMIMINDGRIIEQGGIDDIRRSENRLVQKFIQGWTPDYKTERRFRP
- a CDS encoding MlaD family protein — its product is MSLSTEAKVGAITLIAFILLAGMIVMIGGMNYGEHGYPVRVTFTQVAGLKAGNVVRYAGVEVGKVEAMTIAPDGIEVLAKITSGAKIPKGSTFRIGSDGLLGEKFIEITPPVKPEGDLAPNSLVRGEDPAGLDQLVATADKVLKKADEMIQSMNEVIGDEKVKAALRESALNISSLTANLDALSASLVRMAASGEQDIVKTVHNLRLMSENLKNTSGRIDKLVADVDNDGRTATELRETLTNVKNASARVERMAAALEGVATDPETTRSIRETLKNARDASEKANKMLTKIDQIKTEGSVEILYSENDGDGRYQTNANLKLRTSPRNFALIGVRDIGETDKLNLQLGQDKDSWTTRFGVIDNRAGVGLDKRLGEKLALSVDFYDPNDGKVRLGGQYLLGQNFYLVGQTDNINRHSERISFFGIKRSF
- a CDS encoding TolC family protein gives rise to the protein MAQNTLWSRRLASALVGGCLLLNTAFAATAPYELTLDESIRLALANNPAIKVAEADKEKAAWTVKEAQAGKAPTLSLGHTSSRSHSDLKDSTGNNFENGISLSLPLYTGGKVESAIEQAKLGNDSAALGLENTKQQIRLDATSAYYNVLQASNMVKLNQESVDRLNAHVKNVQAQYQVGTVAKTDVLRSEVEVADAEQNLIKAENSYELSIANLNNVVGMPLETQINVKDQLKYEQVSLTLEQAIKQAMVNRPNLAQAELSVAVAEEGVNGAKSGYRPTIGLSASEGWSDTKFPGTDNNTWSVGVKASWNIFDSGLTNSQVRQSQASLEKARQQQQQAKDAAQLEVRQAFLNLKEAEKRIATSQVAVNKAEEDYKIAQVRYTSGVGTNLDVIDSQVALTQAKTNYIQSLYDYNTSRAKLEKAIGAKVQ
- a CDS encoding sigma-70 family RNA polymerase sigma factor — its product is MSLNKYLAELKQVRMLEPEEERELWRLYKKNGDHDSRRTLIEHYQPLVFKTAARWRGNESAIMDIIQEGTIGLIEAVENFDPDRNVAFSLYAVHRIRGRILNYAEREGELRCLSIDSPLNDEESVTLENRFLDGDQTVAAQAENNFLVSQVKTAMERLPANERLVLNGVYLAEQEPKELAETMNLSLSHIYRLQKQGVRRVRGMLSKLMQHW